The genomic window GGCGCGCACAAAGGCGTCCGGGGTGTGCAGGGTGTAGTGGGTCCGAATTTTGGAACGGGTGAATCCCAGATGTTGCATGTGTCACCTCAAGATGTGGTTTAAAAACTGTCCAGAGGCTTTCAAAGCAGCCTCGACATCCTCAAAAAGCACGGTTTCGTCAGGGTGGTGGCTGATGGCGTTTGGAGACCGGACAAACAGCATCGAGACATCGGTGACCTGTGCCATCACCATGGCATCATGACCTGCGCCACTGGGCAAGGTGAAGGCTGGAATGCCGCAGAAATCGCAGGCTTCCATCAGGCTTTCCATCAGGCGGTCTTCGCAGATCACCGCTTTCTGGTCCAGAGGAAGTTCGTGCTGCAGGCCCAGTTTGCGTTTCTGGGCGATCATGTGGGCTTCGTGGAGGAGGTCTTGCACAGCCTGCAGGCGTTTTTCATCGGACAGGTGCCGCACGTCCAGACTGCAGGTGACCTGACCGGGAATCACATTGCTGGTGTTGGGTTTCACGTCCATTTTGCCCACGGTGGCCACCAGTCCCGGATTTCTGAGGGCGTAATCTTCTGTAAACGCAACGAATTCTGCCGTTCCAGCCAGAGCGTCCAGACGCATCGGCATGGGGGTGGTGCCTGCGTGTCCGGCCTGTCCCAGAAAAGTGATGTTCAGGCGGGACTGGCCCACAATCCCACTGACCACCCCAACCGGCAGTTTCCTTTCAGCAAGCACAGGTCCCTGTTCGATGTGGATTTCAAAGTACCCCAGCAGTTCTCTGGGTTCGTAGGCCTCCAGAGGAATGCGGTTCTGGTCAAGGCCCCATTTGAAGAGGGTTTCCGCGAGGCTCTGGTTGCTGGCGTCTTTGCGTTTCAGCCACTCGGGCTGGAAGGTGCCAGCGAGCACACTGGAGCCCAGAAAAGGCTGCTGGAAGCGCACCCCTTCTTCTTCGCTGAAGGCCACAATTTCGAGGTGGTGTTGCAGGTCTTCTTCTGAAAGCTTCCCTGTCAGAGCAATCCCCATCAGGACACCCAGAATGCCGTCGTATTTTCCAGCGTTGGGCACCGTGTCGATGTGCGAGGCCACCATGAAGGTTCGGGCTTTGGGGTTGGAACTGCGTTTGACAGCACGCAGGTTCCCGATGGGGTCGGTCCTGACTTCCAGACCCGCTTCCTGCATCCATTCGGTGAGGTAACGGTGCACGGTGCGGGTGGCTGGAGACAGGAACAAACGGTGAATCTGCCCGGGAACATCCGAGCAGTGGGAGAGCACTTCGCAGCGCTGCAGGATCTGTGCGGTCAGGGCTTTGGCGTCCATGGTCAGTCCAGCATCCTGTAGCCCGGCAGGGTCAGAAAGTCGGTCAGGGGAGAGGTGCTGGCCACCGTCCAGAACAGCTCTGCTGCCTGCTGGTACTTCTCGCCCAAATGGGACAGTTCTTCTTGCAGGACCTGTTTCACCAGACTTTCTGTGATGGTGCGTCCATCTTCCAGTTGGGCCTGATGGTGCATCCACTGCCAGACCTGTGCTCTGGAAATTTCAGCGGTGGCGGCGTCTTCCATCAGGTTGTTGATGGGTGCAGCCCCGAAACCCGAAAGCCAGAACCACAGGTACTGGATGCCCACATTGACATTCAGCCTCAAACCCGCTTCGGTGATGGTGCCCTCAGGAACGGTGAGGAGGTCCTGTGCAGTGATCTGCATTTCTGGGATCTTTTCAAGCTGGTTGGGGCCGGGCATCAGGCGATCAAAGACCTCCAGAGCGACAGGCACCAGTCCGGGGTGGGCCACCCAGGTTCCGTCGTGACCGTCTCCAGCTTCCCTTTCTTTGTCCATTCGGACCTGCTCGAAGGCCCTCTGGTTGGCCTCCTCATCGTTTTTGACGGGAATGAAAGCGCTCATCCCACCCATGGCGTGTGCTCCGCGTTTGTGGCAGGTCTGGATGGCCAGTCTGGAATACGAGCGCATCATGTGGGTGTTCATGGTGACTTTGCCCCGGTCTGGCATCACAAACTTGGGGTGGTTCCGGAGTTTCTTGATGGCACTGAAAATGTAGTCCCAGCGTCCACAGTTCAGGCCCGCCGAGTGCTCACGCAGTTCGTACAGGATTTCTTCCATCTCGAACGCGGCGGGCAGGGTTTCAATCAGGACCGTGGCCCGGATGAATCCCCTTTCCAGCCCGAGGCGGTCTTCTGCGAAAGTGAACACGTCGTTCCAGAGCCGGGCTTCCAGATGGCTTTCCAGCTTGGGCAGGTAAAAGTAAGCTCCGGTGCCGTTCGCTTTGAGTTGCTGGTGGTTGTGGAACAGGAACAGGCCAAAATCAAACAGGCTGCCCGACACCTCCACCCCAAAAAACAACAGGTGTTTCTCGTCCAGGTGCCACCCTCTGGGACGCACCAGCAAGGTGGCAGTCTGGTCATTCAAACGGTAGGTTTTGCCTGCCCCTTCAAAGGTGATGGTTTTGCAGACAGCGTCACGCAAATTGATCTGCCCCTGAAGGCAGTTTTCCCAGGTGGGGCTGTTGGCGTCTTCAAAATCTGCCATGAAGACTTTTGTCCCGCTGTTTAAGGCATTGATGACCATTTTGCGGTCCACCGGTCCGGTGATTTCCACCCGGCGGTCCTGCAAATCTTGCGGTGCAGGGCGCACCTTCCATTCCGAAGTGCGGATGTGTTCGGTCTCGGGCAAAAAATCAAAAAGGGCTCCAGCGTCCAACTGGACCTGGCGTTCTTCACGTTTTTGCAGCAATTCCAGCCTGCGGGCATTGAACTGCACATGCAGGGCCTGCAGGAATTCCAGCGCTTCAGGGCTTAAGATCTCACGGAAAGCATCAGGTGTCTGGGCCAGTAAGGTCATGTTCCCCCTTTTCGTGCTGGCGGGCCTCTGCGAGGTAACTGTAAATGCTGGCCCGCGAAAGCCCCAGCCGCTTGGCGACCATGGGAATGGCTTTTTGAATTTGAAACAGTCCACGCCGCTCCAGAGCCACACACAACTGCTGTTTTTCGGCTCTGGACAGCCGGTCCAGAGGCAGACCCAGTCTGCGCTCCTCATCGTTCAGCACACTGTGGATGGTTTCGCTGACCTCTAAGGGAAAACTCTGGCTTTGCAGTCCGGGCGGCTCTGTGCCCGCCAGTTCCTGCAGCACCGTGAGGGCCACCCTCAGGTCGGTCACGTCAATGTTGATGCACAGTGCGCCAAAAACCTCCCCCTGTTCATCCCTGAGTGGCAAAGTGCTGGTCTTGATGATCCGCCCCTCTGGGGTGCGGTTCACCACATTCAGTCTGGATTGTGCGAGGTTCCCTTCTTGCATCAGGGAAAGCACATTCGGACTGACCGGACTGCCAATTTTGCGTCTGGTGACAGAACCCGAGATGGCTTTGACGCTGTGCTCGGGATCCTGAAAATCATGCAGCACCACTTCGGTATGGGAACCCAGAGTGGCGGTCAGGCCATCCAGCACGGACTGGAGGGCATGGAAGGTGGTCAGGTGCGCAGGGTTGGGGGCAGGCTTGCGTGCCATGAGACAGTCTACGGCCCGGATTGACAGGTTGTCAAACCTCTGGACAGGTTGTCAGGTGTCATGGATTCGATTTTCGCAGTGGCCAACCCCGAGCCTTCAAACGTTGGGGCCAGTAATCTTCTGGATGAAAAAGTGCTGAAGGTTCATCACGCATCAATATGGCTTCAATGTCTTCAAACAAATGGAGCACGCCAACCTGTTCGATGGTGATGGGTGGCATGTCGCCATCAAAAAACCTGTTGAACCTCAGGACAAAATCATTGAACCTTTCGATGGAGGTGTTTGCTTTGATGGGATGTTTTCCTTCTGGATCTGCCACATACACATGGCCCGTTTTCTTTTCAATGAGCAACGTTTCCTGAGGATTTCGGCCCACCACCACATGGCTCCCAAGGTCTTTGCAGTCTCCCAAATCAAATCCCCACAGGTGATATCTGCCAATGCGTCCTTCTCGTTTCTGAATTTCCATGATTGCATCTGCGGTTTTGCGTTTCAGACCCACCTGAAGCAGGTCTCTTTTTTTCAATGGACTGCTTTTTTGGTTTTGATGGGTGGTTTTGATGGCTTTGTAAGATGTTTTTGCTACACCCCAGCCCAACAGGGGTTCAATGTGCAAAGTTTTGGGATCCTGTGTTGCACCCACCACACCTGCAACAAGCTGGAAGGGATGCAAAGTGATTGTGCCATCAAAATGCACCTGTTTGACCGTGATGGCGACCTTGGACAGACCATCTGACAGGTTTCGGGAGTACACACTGTCTTTTGAAGCAAACCCCTGAAACGGTTTTTCCAGCATCTCATTGATTTTTTGAGCATCGGGTTCTGAACCCAAATACAGAAAGAACAATTTGATCCAGCCTGTAATGAGTTCTCCTCCATAAGCATTGAGGGGTTTGTAAATGCTTTGCCAGAAATGTTTGGAAGGGTGTCCTTTGGCGGTCCGAATGAACTGGTCACACAGGGGCAACAAATGCCGCGTCCACATGGAGAGCCCGACGGCATCCAGTGCCCTCACCTTTTCTCTGAAGTTTTCCCAGTCCTCGACGCTTCCTTTGAGGGTGATCTCTGGAATTCCACAAATGCACGTTTCAGTGTATTCAAAATAGGATTTGAAAGCGTCCATCATTACCACCTGACTGACCAGTCTGGCTGTGGGGGTGGTCGTGGAAAAATCACACAAGAACAATGACGCAAAGTTGTTTTTGACTTCTGCCTCAACCATTTCCGACCATTCTGTTACGCGTTGAGCCCACTCTTCGATGGAACGGTAGGGATCAAAGTTTTCGTTGGTTGTGATGTTGAGTGTCTTTTTGCCTTCATGGTCCACGAATTGGCTGCGCAAAACTTCAGCATGATTCGCAATGTGGGTGGACACCCCTTGTGCCACGGTGATCCACAAGCTGTCCGGGCACAGCACCAGAGGGTGATGCCGACTGAAGGCGGAATGGATGGCTGCCACCAGACCATGCGAATGGGATTCAACCCCTGTTTTTTCCGCATCAAAACTGGTGGCGATCACCTCGGCCTCCAAGGTTCGACGCAACCGATGAATAAGCCTCGACTGTGGAAAGGGTGTTCGGGCAGGTTCCACATCATCGACTTTGAATCGGATGCCTTCTGAACGGTCCAGCACCTGCAACACATCACCTGTGGAGTCCACGTTTTGAAAGAGCCTTTGGATTTGATCGGCCAGTTGGTCCAGCGCAGGAATTTCGCCTGCATTCCATGACACCCGTTGAAACCCCTGTGTGTCCTGGAAAATCAGATGGAGGGGTACAGAATGTGCAAGTTTTTGTTCAGAAGACAGGTGTTGCCATGGCTTGGAGTGCAACAGGTTTTTCACTTGCTCCACTTGGACTGCTTCCAGAATGTCCTGAACTTTGTGCAAGGGATCAAGGTGCTCTGGTGGGTTTGAAGGGTCTTGCCAGCATGTGACTTCTCCCATGAAGTCATGGACATCCAACTGAAAAACCTCGTACCTTTTTGGTTGATCTCCTGTGATCACCAGAGCAACCAGCAAATCAGGAGAAGGCACTTTATCAATGATGTTTTTGTCAATGGTTTCTGCATGTCCATTGGATGCATTCATGGGAAAACTCCTCAGGTCCAGTTTAAAGCATTTGACAGAGAAATAAGAGGTTGATGCTTGAGGTCGTGTTTTTTGAAATAGAAGGATTCAAAAGAATCCTTCTATTTCACTGTTAAACGCAGTAGAGCATTTGACAGGGCAAGGTTTTTTCATATTTCGAGAGATTCCAGAGAACTTCATCTTGTGGAAGGGTTGTCAGGAATTGCTGAGGCCTGAGGCCCAGAGCCGAGAAAAACATCAAGCTTTGGCAAATGCCATGAAGGGCGCAGCACGCTGTCTTGTGCACCACATGCTGGTCTCCTTGTCCGCTGCGCCCCTACAGATTCCCTTGACCATTTCTGATACGTATCACATGATGCTCTCGGCTCTCGGCTCTCGGCTCTCGGCTCTCGGCTCTCGGCTCTCGGCTCTCGGCTCTCGGCAAGCCTACGCCCTCAAACCACCCCACCAAAAGACAGCACCTTGCGTACCGTCTTGTCATCCACGATGAGCTCAGACATCAAGCGGCCCCTGAGTGCCCCCCAGAGCGCCAGAGCTTTGCTTTCTCCGGCCACAATGCACACTGCGCCTTTGCGGTTTTTGAACAAGGAAAGGTCCGGTCCGCTGGCCCGGTCATTCAGGGGGATGCCGTCAAAACTGCCGTCTTCGCGGAAGAACACCGTGGCGATGTCTCCCACCACATGCATTTGCTGCATGTCTTTCATGTCTTGCGGATCAAGGTAATTGGCAGAGTAAACGTAACTGAGCACGCTGGCTCTGGCGCTTCCGATCGAGTACAGCAACAGGTCGGCCTGTTGTTGCAGGTCGAGGACCCGTTTGATGCTGCGTTCACGCCAGAGCGCCCGTTTGGTGTCTGCAAAATCAAAGAAAGCTGGGATGGGAAAGGGATTCACCGAGGCCTGAAAGTTGTCCCCAAAGCGTTGCAAGAGGCCCAGAGCGTGGTCGCTCATGAAGTTGCTGGGGGTGCCGGATCCGTTCAGTTGCACGAGGGTCACGCCGGGGGTGGGTTTGGGAATCAGGTGCTGGGAGACGGCATTCAGGGTGGTGCCCCACGCGATGCCCACGGTCATGTCTTTGTGCACCAGCATGTTGATGTAATTGGCAGCGTACATGGCCACGCGGGTCATGCATTCGGATTCGGAGGCGTTCTCGGGGGTGGGAATCACATGCACCCGTTCCAGTTGAAAGTGCTCTTTGAGAAGCCCTTCCAGTGTGCGGGTGGGTTCTCTGGGGTCGTGGATGCGGATTTCGACCAGCCCGTTCTTTTTGGCATGGGTGAGCAGTCGGCTGACTTTGGGTCTGGACAGCCCGAGTTCTTCCGCGATCTTTTCGGTGGTGAGGTTCTGGTAGTAGTACAGCCTTGCCACCTGCACAGCCAGATCATCCTGATTTTGCATCTTTTTACTGTAACCAAAATTCAGGGTTCGATCAATTGTTCACAGTACAAAATCAGGTGTTCATGTGGGGCAGTTGTGCTGCAGGAAGGGGCCTGCAGAAGTGGTATCCTTGCGCTTCGCTGCACCCCAGACTTTGCAGGTGCTGGAGTTGCTCGGGGGTCTCGATCCCTTCGGCGACCACGTTGAGCCCGAGGCTCTGGGCCATCAGCACGATGGTCTTGACCAGAGCCGCCTGACTGGCATGGGTCAGCAGGCCATTCACAAAAGAGCGGTCAATTTTCAGGGTGTCGATGGGCAGTTCATGCAGGTACTTCAAAGAAGAGTACCCGGTGCCAAAATCATCCACGGAAACCCGCACCCCGAGGTTTCGCAAGGCCTGCAATCTGGCCTTGACCATCTCGGTGTCGTGCAGCATCACGCTTTCGGTGATTTCGAGTTCCAGCCACTCTGGGGGCAGAGCACTCTCTTGCAGGGCATCTTTCAGGGTGTCCATGAAACCCGAGTGGGCGAACTGGATCATCGAGATGTTCACAGCAATCCTCAAGTTGCTTTGGCCTGCATTGTGCCACAGGGCATTCTGTCTGCAGGCCTCCTGCAGCACCCATGCACCAAGGGCGTTGATCAGACCGGACTCCTCGGCCACCGGAATGAAACGGTCTGGTGGGATGAACCCTTTCTCGGGGTGCACCCAGCGCAGCAGGGCTTCGTGCCCCACCACCTGCAGGGTTTTCAGGTCCACGATGGGTTGATAATGCAGCAGCATTTCCTTGCGGTGCAGGGCATGACGCAAATCCATTTCCAGAGACAGCCTTTCCCGCACCTTCTCGGCAAGCTCAGGGGTGAAGCTCTGGATGTCGTTTTTGCCCAGCGACTTGGCCCGGTACATGGCGGTGTCGGCATGGCTGAGCAGGGTGCTGACCTCCTGTCCGTCCTCTGGGAACACGCTGATCCCAATGCTGGCAGAGATGAACAGTTCATGCAGGTTGATCTTGAAGGGTTTTTTCAGCAGGTCCAGGAATTTCTGGGCCACCTGCACGGCATCAATGGGGTCGTGCAGGTCATTGAGCACCACTGCAAATTCATCTCCACCCATGCGCGCAAACACATCGCTTTCCCGGATGCGGCGCCCCAGTCTTTCACTGATGTGCTGCAACAACGCATCCCCCACATGGTGCCCGAGGGTGTCGTTGACGTTTTTGAACCCGTCCAGATCAATGAACAGCACCGCCAGACGGCTGTTCTGGCGTTTCGCTCTGGCCATGCTGGTTTTCAGGTGTTCTTCGAAGAACATCCGGTTGGGCAGTCCAGTCAGGGCATCGTGAAAAGCCAGATGCTGCACCTGATGGGTCAATTTGCGTTGCACCAGAGCCAGAGCCACCTGCTGGGCCACGCTGGTGAGCCAATCCACATCGGCTTCGGTGAAATTGGGATCGTTCAGGTGATTGAGGGCGGTGAGGGTGCCAATCGGCTGTCCCTGATGGATCAGGGGGGCCACAATCACCGAGCCCACTTCACGCATCAAACGGTTTTGGTGCACCATTTCGGACTCACGGTCGTCCCGCACGTCTTTGAGGGACAGTGCAGCCTGCTGGTGACCCAATGCCCAGCCGGTCAAACCGTCTTGCAGCTCATGAAAACCGACCATTTCAATGGGAGGCATGTTGTTGCCTGTAGAAGCAGAATATTCCACCTGCTGGTGTTCAAAATCCAGCATGTAAATCAGGCACCATCTGGCCGGGATGGCCTGCATCACACCCTGACAGATCTCTTCCAGCAGGGCTTCTTGACTTCCCACGTGGTGCAGCGCCTGACTGACCTGATACAGGGCTCGGGTTCGCACCAGATCCTGACGGGTCTTTTCGTGGAGGCCTGTGTTTTCGATGGCCAGACCCAACTGTTCAGCAACCCGGATCATCAAGGCCAGGTCCTGCCCGTCCAGGGTGCGTTGCAGGCTCTCGATGACCAGAGCCCCCACCGCCTGATGCCCGGCAAAAACCGGAACGCTGATGCAGGATTTCACCCCGGGCAAACCAGCAAAGTAATCCTCGGATTGGGTCACATCTTCCAGCAGGACCGGTTGCCCTGTCCGAATCGCTTTCCCTGCTGCCGTTCCCTGAAGGGGAGCCCGCATGGGCCACTGGTCGTAACCTCTGGAGGCCACCCGCACCACCATGTCTTCTTCTTTCAGGGCCATCAGCACAATCGAGTACCCGAGCTGTTCGGTGATGGCATCCACCACAGCATGGTAAAGCTGCCCCAATTCCAGTTTGTTGGCAAGGGCCATCTGGATGCGGTCCAGCAAAATCAACTCCCGGGTTCGGCGCTGGGCGTTTTGCAGCAATTTCTGGTAGGCCTGCTCTCTGGCTTTTAAAGCTTCCTGGGTTTCATGCAGGTGGGTGACATCGGTGGACACCCCCAGAATGTAATCCTCGGGTTGCTGGGCATTGAACAGGGGTTGCTTGACGGTGGACAGCCAGCGTTGCGTGCCATCCGGCGCAGTGATGGCATAAGGCGGAAATTGTTTGCGGGTCTGGGTCTGCAAGACCTCCTGATCCTGACCCTCAATCAAAGTCACCTCTTGCGGGTAAGGATTGATCTCCTGAACGGTTTTGCCCAGCATTTGTTCGGGTGTCAGTTGATAGAGGTCTGCCAGAGCCTGATTGACCAGCAAAAACCGTCCCTGCGCATCTTTTAAACACACGGCACTGGGATCGCTGTCCAGAATGTTTTTCAGCAGGTGGTGCTCGATGCCCGCTTCTTGCAAGGCGTTCAGGCCAGCATTGCGGGCACAAACCAAGGTTGAAGCAGGCTCTCCTGAAGCATCTGCAATTTGTACGCGGGTGGCCAGCATCTCATGCACTTGCCCATTCCACTCCACTTTCAGGCCATGCCATTGTGCAAAGTCAGTGTGCAAGGGAATGGTTTCGAAGAAGTCTGGAAGACCCAATTCAGCACAGGTGCGACCCACAAACGCGTCTGCTTTCCGTCCCACGGCTCTGGCAAAAGAAGCACTCACCCGCAGATGCTTGCCGTTCAGGTCCAACAGCACCAGCCAATCCTGTGAGAGTTCAAAAAGGTGCAAGAGCAAGGGGTCGCTGTGCATGTTGCTTTCATTATGGCAGGTTAAACCTTTCCAAAAGATGTCAAAACCTCCTCCAAAAGGAGGAGATGCTTTTGAGGGATGTCTGGTTTGGCCTTTCCTCCTACATTAAGTTCATGAAAAACACCATTCCATTGAACAAAAAAGGAGAAAGCCATGCACATTGATCGGCCTGTTCACTTTCTGCCTTCACGCACCTTGCGCTACACCCTCTGGGGATGCCTGATCCTGATTGGGTTTGCGCTTTTGGGCCTCTGGCTTGACCCGAGGCAGGTGCTGGGAATGCCTGCATGGAGCAAGACTTTCAAATTTGCTGTGTCACTTGCACTTTATGCCCTGACCCTCAACTGGATGATTGCGGTGTTGCCCCCCAGAGCCCGAGTGATCCGCAACCTGTTCAAAGCAGGCACGGTTTTGATTGTTCTGGAAGTGGTGCTGATTGTGGTGCAAACCGTCCGGGGGGTGCCGTCCCACTTCAACATCTCCACCCCTCTGGACACCCTGATCTGGGGGGCCATGGGCAGCATGATCGTGGTGTTTTTCGTCCTCAACCTGCTGGCCATGATTCTGATGTGCTTCCAGAGGGGCAACCACCCGGTTTTGATGCTGGGGATGCGCCTCGGGTTGTTCCTCTCCTTGCTGGGATTTCTGGAAGGCTACCTGATGACGGCCCCCAATGCCCTCCAGCAAGCCGCCCTGAACGCCGGGCAGCAGTTGGATCTGGTGGGTGCCCACACGGTCGGGGTCTTGAAAGATGGCGGTCCGGGCCTTCCGTTGATCGGATGGAGCACCACCCACGGAGACCTCCGCATCGCCCACTTTTTTGGCACCCATGCCATGCAGGTGCTGGCATTGCTGGCCCTGTACCTGACCCGCATTCCTCAGAGGCGCATGTTTGAAACCACCAAAATGCAATTGCTCTGGGTGTGGGCAGCCGGGTATCTGGGACTGGTCGGCCTGCAGGTCTGGCAGGCCCTGCGCAACGAGCCTTTCCTGAACCCCAGCATGACGGTTTTGCTCTCTGGGGTGGGCCTTGTGGCTCTGGTGGTTGCAGGAACGTGGGGCGTGATTCAGGCTGGACGGGTGCAAACTTTGCGGTTTTCCAGAAGCATTCGCTGATCTTTTTTGAGGTTCACAAGTCAATTGTCAAGTCATAGAACCGGGTAGGTGGGCGTGCATTTGCAGGTGGATGCACGCCCACTGTCATTCAGCCAAATGGTTTTGAATCAAAGGATCATTCATTCCGGCGATACAGTTGCAAACTGCCATCTTCGCGCACCACACACAGGGTCCCATCCTGCAAAAACTCTATCGAGGAAATGAGGACTTTTTGTTCTTTCACCCGTTGCAGCACCTTGCCTTGGGCGTCGAGCACCAAGAAGCCTCCGAATCGACCTGCAACCAGCAGTTCCTGATGTGGGGTTTCTTTGATGACTGAAGGGCACAATTCCATTTTGATGGTTTTCAGGCTCTTATTTTTAAGATTATAAATATTAAGAAGGCATACTTTGGGTATAGTGG from Deinococcus misasensis DSM 22328 includes these protein-coding regions:
- a CDS encoding allantoate amidohydrolase, which encodes MDAKALTAQILQRCEVLSHCSDVPGQIHRLFLSPATRTVHRYLTEWMQEAGLEVRTDPIGNLRAVKRSSNPKARTFMVASHIDTVPNAGKYDGILGVLMGIALTGKLSEEDLQHHLEIVAFSEEEGVRFQQPFLGSSVLAGTFQPEWLKRKDASNQSLAETLFKWGLDQNRIPLEAYEPRELLGYFEIHIEQGPVLAERKLPVGVVSGIVGQSRLNITFLGQAGHAGTTPMPMRLDALAGTAEFVAFTEDYALRNPGLVATVGKMDVKPNTSNVIPGQVTCSLDVRHLSDEKRLQAVQDLLHEAHMIAQKRKLGLQHELPLDQKAVICEDRLMESLMEACDFCGIPAFTLPSGAGHDAMVMAQVTDVSMLFVRSPNAISHHPDETVLFEDVEAALKASGQFLNHILR
- the aceB gene encoding malate synthase A gives rise to the protein MTLLAQTPDAFREILSPEALEFLQALHVQFNARRLELLQKREERQVQLDAGALFDFLPETEHIRTSEWKVRPAPQDLQDRRVEITGPVDRKMVINALNSGTKVFMADFEDANSPTWENCLQGQINLRDAVCKTITFEGAGKTYRLNDQTATLLVRPRGWHLDEKHLLFFGVEVSGSLFDFGLFLFHNHQQLKANGTGAYFYLPKLESHLEARLWNDVFTFAEDRLGLERGFIRATVLIETLPAAFEMEEILYELREHSAGLNCGRWDYIFSAIKKLRNHPKFVMPDRGKVTMNTHMMRSYSRLAIQTCHKRGAHAMGGMSAFIPVKNDEEANQRAFEQVRMDKEREAGDGHDGTWVAHPGLVPVALEVFDRLMPGPNQLEKIPEMQITAQDLLTVPEGTITEAGLRLNVNVGIQYLWFWLSGFGAAPINNLMEDAATAEISRAQVWQWMHHQAQLEDGRTITESLVKQVLQEELSHLGEKYQQAAELFWTVASTSPLTDFLTLPGYRMLD
- a CDS encoding helix-turn-helix transcriptional regulator; its protein translation is MARKPAPNPAHLTTFHALQSVLDGLTATLGSHTEVVLHDFQDPEHSVKAISGSVTRRKIGSPVSPNVLSLMQEGNLAQSRLNVVNRTPEGRIIKTSTLPLRDEQGEVFGALCINIDVTDLRVALTVLQELAGTEPPGLQSQSFPLEVSETIHSVLNDEERRLGLPLDRLSRAEKQQLCVALERRGLFQIQKAIPMVAKRLGLSRASIYSYLAEARQHEKGEHDLTGPDT
- a CDS encoding DUF4419 domain-containing protein; its protein translation is MNASNGHAETIDKNIIDKVPSPDLLVALVITGDQPKRYEVFQLDVHDFMGEVTCWQDPSNPPEHLDPLHKVQDILEAVQVEQVKNLLHSKPWQHLSSEQKLAHSVPLHLIFQDTQGFQRVSWNAGEIPALDQLADQIQRLFQNVDSTGDVLQVLDRSEGIRFKVDDVEPARTPFPQSRLIHRLRRTLEAEVIATSFDAEKTGVESHSHGLVAAIHSAFSRHHPLVLCPDSLWITVAQGVSTHIANHAEVLRSQFVDHEGKKTLNITTNENFDPYRSIEEWAQRVTEWSEMVEAEVKNNFASLFLCDFSTTTPTARLVSQVVMMDAFKSYFEYTETCICGIPEITLKGSVEDWENFREKVRALDAVGLSMWTRHLLPLCDQFIRTAKGHPSKHFWQSIYKPLNAYGGELITGWIKLFFLYLGSEPDAQKINEMLEKPFQGFASKDSVYSRNLSDGLSKVAITVKQVHFDGTITLHPFQLVAGVVGATQDPKTLHIEPLLGWGVAKTSYKAIKTTHQNQKSSPLKKRDLLQVGLKRKTADAIMEIQKREGRIGRYHLWGFDLGDCKDLGSHVVVGRNPQETLLIEKKTGHVYVADPEGKHPIKANTSIERFNDFVLRFNRFFDGDMPPITIEQVGVLHLFEDIEAILMRDEPSALFHPEDYWPQRLKARGWPLRKSNP
- a CDS encoding sugar-binding transcriptional regulator, translated to MQNQDDLAVQVARLYYYQNLTTEKIAEELGLSRPKVSRLLTHAKKNGLVEIRIHDPREPTRTLEGLLKEHFQLERVHVIPTPENASESECMTRVAMYAANYINMLVHKDMTVGIAWGTTLNAVSQHLIPKPTPGVTLVQLNGSGTPSNFMSDHALGLLQRFGDNFQASVNPFPIPAFFDFADTKRALWRERSIKRVLDLQQQADLLLYSIGSARASVLSYVYSANYLDPQDMKDMQQMHVVGDIATVFFREDGSFDGIPLNDRASGPDLSLFKNRKGAVCIVAGESKALALWGALRGRLMSELIVDDKTVRKVLSFGGVV
- a CDS encoding bifunctional diguanylate cyclase/phosphodiesterase, producing the protein MHSDPLLLHLFELSQDWLVLLDLNGKHLRVSASFARAVGRKADAFVGRTCAELGLPDFFETIPLHTDFAQWHGLKVEWNGQVHEMLATRVQIADASGEPASTLVCARNAGLNALQEAGIEHHLLKNILDSDPSAVCLKDAQGRFLLVNQALADLYQLTPEQMLGKTVQEINPYPQEVTLIEGQDQEVLQTQTRKQFPPYAITAPDGTQRWLSTVKQPLFNAQQPEDYILGVSTDVTHLHETQEALKAREQAYQKLLQNAQRRTRELILLDRIQMALANKLELGQLYHAVVDAITEQLGYSIVLMALKEEDMVVRVASRGYDQWPMRAPLQGTAAGKAIRTGQPVLLEDVTQSEDYFAGLPGVKSCISVPVFAGHQAVGALVIESLQRTLDGQDLALMIRVAEQLGLAIENTGLHEKTRQDLVRTRALYQVSQALHHVGSQEALLEEICQGVMQAIPARWCLIYMLDFEHQQVEYSASTGNNMPPIEMVGFHELQDGLTGWALGHQQAALSLKDVRDDRESEMVHQNRLMREVGSVIVAPLIHQGQPIGTLTALNHLNDPNFTEADVDWLTSVAQQVALALVQRKLTHQVQHLAFHDALTGLPNRMFFEEHLKTSMARAKRQNSRLAVLFIDLDGFKNVNDTLGHHVGDALLQHISERLGRRIRESDVFARMGGDEFAVVLNDLHDPIDAVQVAQKFLDLLKKPFKINLHELFISASIGISVFPEDGQEVSTLLSHADTAMYRAKSLGKNDIQSFTPELAEKVRERLSLEMDLRHALHRKEMLLHYQPIVDLKTLQVVGHEALLRWVHPEKGFIPPDRFIPVAEESGLINALGAWVLQEACRQNALWHNAGQSNLRIAVNISMIQFAHSGFMDTLKDALQESALPPEWLELEITESVMLHDTEMVKARLQALRNLGVRVSVDDFGTGYSSLKYLHELPIDTLKIDRSFVNGLLTHASQAALVKTIVLMAQSLGLNVVAEGIETPEQLQHLQSLGCSEAQGYHFCRPLPAAQLPHMNT